The genomic window AGCCGACGAGCTGGTCGATGTCGTCGGTCAACTGATCGTAGATCTCCTCGACGCGCCGTTCCTCCTCGTCGGTCAGCGGGCGGAGCGGTTCCCGGACGGCTCCGCCGTGCAGGCCGGCGAGCTCCAGCCCCTTCTTGACGGTCGGCACGCTGACGGCGCCGGGGATGTCGTTGTCGCGTCCGGACCGATCCCGGAAGTTCTGGAAGGGGAGACAGGCGTCGCGGAGTTTCCGGGCGCGCTCCCAGTCGCCGTCCGAGAGGGCGTCGAACAGCTCGAGGCCGACCTCCGGCCGGAAGTTGCTCACGCCGGCGGAGAAGCCCTCGATCCCCTCGGCCCAGAAGGAGACGGCGTACGGCTCGGCCAGCCCGTCGACCCAGACGACGTCGTCGGCGCCCGCCTCGACCGCCGCGCCGAGCTTCACCGGGTCCGGGAGCGCGTACTTGATGCCGACGACCCCGTCGAGCCGCGTCAGGTCGGCCATGTAGCTCACCGACGGAT from Halomicrobium salinisoli includes these protein-coding regions:
- a CDS encoding dihydrodipicolinate synthase family protein → MSSSDERVRERLRGVAVGLLTPFDQHLDIEYEKIGDNAESLYESGIRTFLAAANISEYHSLSNEERVAVTEASVDALPSDACVLAGVGGSTANAKELIRAYDRVGADAMMIMPPDHTYLHERGLLQYYRELASVTETPLVPYVRGFDPSVSYMADLTRLDGVVGIKYALPDPVKLGAAVEAGADDVVWVDGLAEPYAVSFWAEGIEGFSAGVSNFRPEVGLELFDALSDGDWERARKLRDACLPFQNFRDRSGRDNDIPGAVSVPTVKKGLELAGLHGGAVREPLRPLTDEEERRVEEIYDQLTDDIDQLVG